In Litorimonas taeanensis, one DNA window encodes the following:
- a CDS encoding TRAP transporter small permease subunit yields the protein MAIFSDMDNAVLDIIGRAIQFIGWAFIPLLFLPFFVLLFKKLTTFSCLLVQLIELFMTSLGEAIKWVMPSMVITVALSVFALSIYGISSIWWDELAIYLHALGICIGVAPTYLAGQHVKVDIVYERLNQKSRALVEFCGFYLLLMPVSLAVIWRSQSFISFAWQSFEGSTNGNGIQGIFVLKSALSAMFILLLAQGLSSALRATLILISHNPATASPQAQKSFMERFENNKKAEQTL from the coding sequence TTGGCTATATTTTCTGATATGGACAATGCTGTTTTAGACATAATTGGTCGCGCCATTCAATTTATAGGCTGGGCGTTTATACCGTTACTCTTCTTACCTTTTTTTGTACTTTTATTTAAAAAACTGACGACGTTCTCCTGTCTTTTAGTGCAATTAATTGAATTGTTTATGACCTCTCTAGGAGAAGCCATAAAGTGGGTTATGCCGTCTATGGTTATAACGGTCGCCTTATCTGTATTTGCTCTTTCAATTTACGGCATCTCGTCGATCTGGTGGGATGAATTAGCCATCTATTTACATGCATTAGGAATTTGCATTGGTGTTGCACCAACCTATCTCGCAGGACAGCACGTAAAAGTCGATATTGTCTATGAACGCCTCAACCAAAAATCGCGAGCGCTTGTTGAGTTTTGTGGTTTTTACCTACTTCTAATGCCTGTTTCTTTAGCTGTGATATGGCGTTCCCAGAGTTTTATCAGTTTTGCCTGGCAAAGCTTTGAGGGCTCAACCAACGGAAATGGTATACAAGGCATCTTCGTATTAAAATCCGCCTTATCAGCCATGTTTATTCTACTCTTAGCGCAAGGGTTATCATCTGCACTTCGTGCAACACTTATTTTAATCAGTCATAACCCTGCAACTGCGTCTCCGCAGGCTCAAAAATCATTTATGGAGCGTTTTGAAAATAATAAGAAGGCGGAGCAAACTCTATGA
- a CDS encoding arginyltransferase gives MSHVFDPNRLQFYLTIPGPCPYLPGRIERKIFTQLDPLDGPHLNNYLTHAGFRRSQNVIYRPACESCRECRSLRVDVIGFETRKRFRRIKNRNNDLSREIKGPIATKEQFNLLKQYLTTRHIHGGMADMDFARYEMMVEDCASETEIVEYRLTDGHLVAAILIDRLMDGHSLVYSFFDTQESKRSLGLLMILDQIERCKTLNFPYLYLGYWVPGSTKMDYKSDFQPCEVLSHRGWIPLDKTGY, from the coding sequence ATGAGCCACGTTTTTGACCCAAATCGATTACAATTTTACCTAACAATACCTGGGCCGTGCCCTTACTTACCAGGTCGTATTGAGAGAAAAATTTTTACTCAACTGGACCCTCTCGACGGACCTCATCTAAACAATTACCTGACACATGCAGGCTTTCGGCGTTCTCAAAATGTAATATATCGCCCAGCATGCGAGAGTTGTCGTGAGTGTCGATCTCTTAGAGTTGATGTTATCGGATTTGAAACACGCAAACGTTTCCGCAGAATCAAAAATAGAAACAATGACCTGTCACGTGAAATCAAAGGTCCAATCGCGACCAAAGAACAATTCAACTTGCTGAAACAATATCTAACGACACGCCACATACATGGCGGCATGGCCGATATGGACTTTGCGCGTTACGAAATGATGGTGGAGGACTGTGCATCAGAGACGGAGATTGTAGAATATAGATTGACAGATGGACACCTAGTTGCGGCAATTCTTATTGACCGTTTAATGGATGGTCATTCTCTCGTTTACAGCTTTTTTGACACTCAAGAATCTAAGCGCTCTTTAGGGCTGTTAATGATATTAGATCAAATTGAACGCTGTAAGACCCTTAACTTCCCCTATCTCTATTTGGGCTACTGGGTACCGGGCAGTACAAAGATGGATTACAAATCAGATTTTCAACCTTGTGAAGTGTTAAGTCACAGAGGGTGGATACCCCTTGACAAAACGGGGTACTAA
- a CDS encoding TRAP transporter substrate-binding protein produces the protein MKRRDILLGSGAVAIGAGTLGALTKTTSPKPESSSNKSALASPSLSKNRRQLRLATSWPKDFPGLGIMPVNLAKAVYDMTDGRLDIKVYAAGELVGALECFGATSTGAADMYHAAEYYWQGKSKGFNFFTAVPMGMTATEIMGWIDHGGGQELWDDLSGQFNIQAFQAGNSGHQTGGWFKKEIQSIEDFKGLKIRMPGLGGDIIRELGGAAVNLPGGEIYQALQSGAIDATEWVGPWNDLAFGFYREAPYYYAPGFHEPGASLSLGINKDVWNSFTPSDQAIIRYACRSVNDISLGEYNFRNAVALETLKSEHGIEPRILPDNVLATIGAASEDVLSGLAQADRKTANIYQSFVKNLKLQRAWTELGDGAFIRARTLAQGTK, from the coding sequence ATGAAACGCAGAGATATACTTCTCGGCTCTGGAGCCGTTGCAATCGGCGCCGGAACATTAGGGGCCCTGACGAAAACAACGTCACCTAAACCGGAATCATCTTCAAATAAGTCCGCCCTTGCCTCTCCTTCTCTTTCTAAGAACCGTAGACAGCTTAGACTCGCAACATCATGGCCTAAAGATTTTCCTGGTCTAGGCATAATGCCTGTAAACCTAGCCAAAGCCGTTTACGACATGACGGACGGCCGATTAGATATAAAAGTCTATGCTGCGGGGGAATTAGTAGGTGCTCTAGAATGTTTCGGAGCGACCTCTACTGGGGCGGCTGATATGTACCACGCTGCTGAATATTACTGGCAGGGTAAGTCTAAGGGATTTAATTTCTTCACAGCAGTTCCCATGGGAATGACGGCAACTGAAATTATGGGATGGATTGACCACGGTGGAGGACAAGAGCTTTGGGATGACCTATCTGGGCAGTTCAACATTCAAGCTTTCCAAGCTGGGAATTCAGGCCACCAAACAGGTGGTTGGTTTAAAAAAGAGATACAGTCAATTGAAGATTTCAAAGGCTTGAAAATTCGTATGCCCGGATTGGGCGGTGACATTATACGAGAACTTGGTGGCGCTGCTGTAAACCTGCCAGGCGGCGAAATATATCAAGCCTTACAATCTGGCGCCATAGACGCGACAGAATGGGTCGGACCATGGAATGACCTTGCATTCGGGTTTTACCGAGAAGCGCCCTATTACTACGCGCCTGGGTTTCACGAACCCGGCGCCTCTTTATCTCTAGGTATTAACAAAGATGTTTGGAACAGTTTTACCCCTTCTGACCAAGCCATAATACGATATGCCTGTCGCAGTGTGAATGACATCAGTTTAGGTGAATATAATTTTCGGAACGCAGTTGCGCTTGAAACTTTAAAAAGTGAACACGGGATAGAACCTCGAATACTGCCAGACAATGTCTTAGCCACCATTGGGGCTGCCAGTGAAGATGTATTATCAGGATTGGCTCAAGCCGATCGCAAGACTGCCAATATCTATCAAAGCTTTGTCAAAAATCTGAAACTGCAAAGGGCTTGGACAGAACTTGGGGATGGGGCCTTTATTCGCGCCCGAACTCTAGCACAGGGCACAAAATGA
- the parC gene encoding DNA topoisomerase IV subunit A, which produces MSDTLSENAIISEHIDDALSSRYLAYALSTITQRALPDVRDGMKPVHRRILYAMRQLKLNPESAHKKCARIVGDVMGQYHPHGDASIYDALVKLSQSFSARYPLVNGQGNFGNIDGDSPAAMRYTEAKMTAAGLALLQGIDEDAVDFIPTYNEEDMEPQVLPAGFPNLLANGSQGIAVGMATSIPPHNVAEICSAALHLIKTPNARIETLMSHILGPDLPTGGIIVEPKASMLEAYETGKGSFKVRSRWSVEDTGRGTYQIIVTEIPYQVQKSRLIEKLAEVIETKKAPGLADVRDESAEDVRIVLEPRSKNIDPALLMESLFKISELESRVSLNMNVLDATRTPRVMNLREVIQAWLDHRREVLQRRSRQRLGKIDLRMEVLDGFMIAFLNLDEVIRIIRFEDKPKEELIKAFKLTERQADAILNMRLRSLNKLQEIEIKSEYDTLAAEKAEIEALLGSEQKQWGVISEQIKELKSTYGIKTEIGARRTHFEDQPDIDVDLATAFITKEPITVVLSEMGWIRAMKGHVADLAGLKFKDGDKLAFAVNAQTTDKIIVFASNGKFYTLGADKLPGGRGNGEPIRLMVDLENDHLPVGMFVHDEKRELLIASTAGYGFRVSESDIIASTRGGRKTLNVKGAVEALRCIQVQGDKVAIIGENRKILIYDVDELPLMTRGKGVRLQAFKDGGLADMTTFKAEEGLSFYDSAGRRQEVSDWSLLEGKRAQAGRMAPRGFSRKGVFDPNRGL; this is translated from the coding sequence ATGAGCGATACATTATCAGAAAACGCAATTATCAGTGAACATATAGATGACGCCTTATCTTCACGATATTTAGCATATGCTCTCTCAACAATTACTCAGAGGGCTTTGCCTGATGTACGTGATGGGATGAAGCCTGTTCATCGCAGAATTCTTTATGCTATGCGTCAACTCAAGCTAAACCCTGAAAGCGCACATAAAAAATGTGCTCGCATTGTTGGTGATGTAATGGGGCAATATCACCCTCATGGGGATGCTTCTATTTATGATGCACTTGTAAAGCTCTCTCAATCATTTTCTGCACGATACCCTCTTGTTAATGGGCAGGGGAATTTCGGAAACATCGATGGTGATAGTCCGGCTGCTATGCGGTACACCGAAGCTAAAATGACTGCTGCGGGGCTCGCACTTTTACAGGGCATTGATGAAGACGCGGTAGATTTTATACCAACTTATAATGAAGAGGACATGGAGCCTCAAGTTTTGCCTGCCGGCTTTCCGAACCTATTAGCCAATGGGTCTCAAGGCATTGCTGTGGGGATGGCAACGTCAATACCTCCTCATAATGTTGCCGAAATTTGTTCTGCTGCCTTACATTTAATCAAAACTCCCAATGCGCGCATCGAAACTTTAATGAGCCACATTTTAGGTCCAGACCTTCCGACTGGCGGCATTATTGTAGAGCCTAAAGCGTCTATGTTAGAGGCTTACGAGACAGGCAAAGGCAGTTTTAAAGTTCGTTCGCGTTGGAGTGTAGAAGACACAGGGCGAGGGACCTACCAAATAATTGTAACTGAAATACCTTATCAAGTTCAGAAGTCACGATTAATTGAAAAACTTGCCGAGGTTATTGAAACAAAAAAGGCACCAGGGTTAGCCGATGTTCGGGACGAAAGCGCGGAAGATGTGCGTATTGTTTTAGAACCACGTAGCAAAAATATAGACCCTGCGCTGTTGATGGAAAGCTTGTTTAAAATCTCTGAGCTTGAGAGCCGGGTGAGTTTAAATATGAATGTGCTGGATGCTACGCGTACGCCGCGTGTGATGAATTTGCGAGAGGTCATTCAGGCCTGGCTTGACCATCGCCGCGAAGTCTTACAGCGGCGTTCAAGACAACGCTTAGGGAAGATCGATCTTAGAATGGAAGTCCTAGATGGGTTCATGATTGCCTTTTTAAATCTGGATGAAGTTATTCGAATCATTCGTTTCGAAGACAAGCCCAAAGAGGAGTTGATAAAGGCGTTTAAACTGACGGAACGCCAAGCAGATGCTATCTTGAATATGCGTTTGCGCTCATTGAACAAACTGCAAGAAATTGAAATCAAATCTGAGTATGACACGTTAGCCGCTGAGAAGGCAGAAATTGAAGCCTTGTTGGGGTCCGAACAGAAGCAATGGGGTGTAATTTCAGAACAAATCAAAGAGCTGAAAAGCACTTACGGGATCAAGACAGAGATTGGTGCCCGACGTACGCATTTTGAAGATCAACCAGATATTGATGTAGATCTCGCGACCGCCTTTATAACCAAAGAACCTATTACAGTTGTGCTCTCTGAAATGGGGTGGATACGTGCTATGAAAGGGCATGTTGCTGACCTCGCGGGCTTAAAGTTCAAAGATGGAGATAAGCTTGCATTTGCCGTAAATGCACAGACAACAGATAAAATTATTGTTTTTGCTTCGAATGGTAAATTCTACACGCTTGGTGCAGACAAATTACCAGGGGGGCGTGGAAACGGTGAACCTATTCGGTTGATGGTCGATTTAGAAAATGATCACCTTCCTGTTGGAATGTTTGTTCATGATGAAAAGCGGGAGTTATTGATTGCAAGTACAGCAGGTTATGGTTTCCGTGTTTCTGAGAGCGACATTATTGCGTCAACACGTGGTGGACGGAAAACTTTAAATGTTAAAGGGGCCGTCGAGGCATTACGTTGTATCCAAGTACAAGGTGATAAAGTTGCTATAATTGGTGAGAATAGAAAAATTCTTATATATGATGTTGATGAATTACCATTAATGACGCGCGGTAAAGGGGTTCGATTGCAGGCCTTTAAAGATGGGGGGCTAGCCGATATGACGACCTTTAAAGCTGAAGAAGGCTTATCATTTTATGATAGCGCTGGTCGTAGGCAGGAGGTTTCAGACTGGTCATTACTCGAAGGTAAGCGTGCTCAAGCGGGACGTATGGCTCCAAGAGGTTTCTCGCGTAAAGGTGTTTTTGATCCTAATAGAGGCCTGTAG
- a CDS encoding M48 family metallopeptidase, translating to MRSILLLMFFPILLLCLAYALLLLWIGFTSNHGISEGLSFALETIPTMAPITLAVSGAWFCVAFFSHQALIDMATKARSLSINEEPRAYRLLENLSISRGETMPKLKVIETPVLNAYASGIREKNYTVTLTRGLLNTLDDEELEAVIAHELSHIRNKDVRMMIIAVIFVGIFAFVGESVVRGVFRTNLPRSSNHRRSGGGNAGALILFALAIIAVTYLIAILIRFSLSRKREFLADAGAIELTKNPDAMIRVLQKLSGNAELRNVPDEIREMALHNPRVGLAGAFATHPPIEKRIEAIVKFAGGHIGTKSRPTPSNAENFSRSALKREKSSQKVTNPWKRNP from the coding sequence ATGCGCAGCATTTTGTTGCTCATGTTTTTCCCAATCCTATTACTTTGCCTTGCCTATGCTCTACTCCTACTTTGGATAGGCTTTACCTCAAACCATGGCATTTCAGAGGGACTATCATTTGCATTAGAAACCATCCCCACGATGGCGCCAATCACGCTTGCTGTCTCAGGCGCATGGTTTTGCGTAGCCTTTTTCTCTCATCAAGCTTTGATAGATATGGCAACTAAGGCACGTTCACTCAGTATAAATGAAGAACCGCGGGCCTACCGTTTACTAGAAAACCTCTCAATTTCCCGCGGCGAAACTATGCCCAAATTGAAGGTTATAGAGACTCCAGTACTAAATGCTTATGCAAGCGGCATTAGAGAAAAAAATTACACAGTCACTTTGACACGTGGGCTCTTAAACACACTTGATGATGAAGAACTAGAAGCTGTTATTGCGCATGAACTTTCTCACATTAGGAACAAAGATGTTCGTATGATGATTATAGCCGTTATATTCGTAGGAATTTTTGCATTCGTAGGTGAGAGTGTCGTTCGCGGAGTATTTCGTACAAATCTACCTCGCTCTAGCAATCACCGGCGTAGTGGCGGTGGGAATGCCGGAGCCTTAATTCTTTTCGCACTGGCTATTATTGCTGTGACCTACCTTATAGCCATATTGATACGGTTTTCCCTTTCAAGGAAGCGTGAATTTTTAGCAGATGCAGGCGCTATAGAGCTCACAAAAAATCCAGATGCCATGATCCGTGTTTTGCAGAAACTTTCAGGAAATGCAGAGCTTCGTAACGTACCCGATGAAATAAGAGAAATGGCCCTACACAACCCACGGGTAGGACTAGCGGGGGCCTTCGCGACCCATCCTCCGATTGAAAAACGAATCGAAGCAATCGTCAAATTTGCGGGCGGCCATATTGGAACGAAAAGCCGACCTACCCCCAGTAATGCGGAAAACTTCTCTCGTTCAGCTTTGAAAAGAGAAAAATCATCACAAAAAGTTACGAATCCGTGGAAACGTAACCCGTAG
- a CDS encoding M16 family metallopeptidase, with protein MALALTACQAAENKSDTGVTNTESIANMDLPAGVTLIETVQGSDSGEVVIPYSKFRLDNGLTVVLHQDKSDPLVHVDVTYHVGSGREEPGRSGFAHFFEHMQFQGSENVADEEHFKIITEAGGTLNGTTNSDRTNYFETVPSNQLEKMLWLEADRMGFFLDAVTQEKFEVQRETVKNERGQSYDNRPYGLLWERVGEALYPEGHPYSWSTIGYLEDLDRADLNDLKKFFMNWYGPNNAVITIGGDFNTVQTLEWVKTYFGTIPAGPEHDAPVYEEITLDADRYISLEDNVQLPLLYMAWPTVHANHPDEAPLDVLANIMGQGQTSLLYKNLQKPGLAVQASAGHSCREISCSFTMLALANPGRVQKLSDLESTIRESLVEFEGRGVLDDDLTRVKASIVSGLIYGLESVSGKVSQLAAYETFRDNPNGIGDDIARYEGVTKEDVTRVYDKYIKNNPAVIMSIVPKGKPEMIANADTWQRYERTIPDFSGEAEQTWSRPEDPEGLDRSIVPASGPNPTIKVPDTYTFSVGDDIEVLGARNTEVPTTTISLRIKAGQSHETLDKLGLASLTAGLMSEATTERTAEELSNELDKLGSSVSFSAGDTFTTMRIRTLTENLDDTIAIAMEKLLKPKFDPEDFARDKANQIQNIKAGKKEASQTASNLFNIMMYGTDNPTAYSNDGTEASVEAITLEDVKAFYAAHYSPKIASVIAVSDLDKTAMEKALSPLSDWKGPDVASSEIKDFPQLDTGTLYFVDKPNAAQSEIRVGKRALPYDATGEYYRSGLMNYPLGGAFNSRINLNLREDKGYTYGARSFFNGDEKSGWFRASAGVRADSTAASIVEFAKEIQLYQQSGITEDELKFTKSAIGQRDARAYETPSQKLGFLSRMATYDLKPSYIDEQADILANMTKSEIDELAAKHLQLGEMIMVVVGDKAEVYDDVVALGYKVVEIDADGNPIK; from the coding sequence ATGGCACTCGCACTCACAGCTTGCCAGGCCGCTGAAAACAAATCAGACACTGGCGTCACGAATACGGAATCCATAGCAAATATGGATTTACCCGCAGGCGTTACTTTGATTGAAACTGTCCAAGGAAGTGACTCTGGAGAGGTAGTAATTCCTTATTCAAAGTTCAGACTTGATAACGGGCTTACAGTCGTCCTTCACCAAGATAAGTCTGACCCACTAGTCCATGTTGATGTTACATATCATGTTGGTTCAGGCCGTGAGGAACCTGGGCGGTCAGGTTTTGCACACTTTTTTGAGCATATGCAATTCCAAGGTTCAGAAAACGTTGCCGATGAAGAGCACTTTAAAATTATTACCGAAGCAGGTGGTACTTTAAACGGCACGACCAATTCAGACCGAACAAATTATTTTGAAACCGTTCCAAGTAACCAACTTGAAAAAATGTTATGGCTGGAAGCGGATCGGATGGGCTTTTTCCTTGATGCTGTCACTCAGGAAAAATTTGAAGTTCAGCGTGAAACAGTAAAAAATGAAAGAGGGCAAAGCTATGACAACCGTCCGTATGGTCTTTTATGGGAACGCGTCGGGGAGGCTCTCTATCCCGAAGGACACCCATATAGCTGGTCAACAATTGGTTATCTAGAGGATCTAGATCGCGCCGATTTAAACGACTTGAAGAAATTTTTCATGAATTGGTACGGACCGAATAATGCGGTTATTACGATTGGTGGAGATTTTAACACGGTACAAACACTTGAATGGGTAAAAACCTATTTTGGTACTATTCCAGCAGGCCCAGAACATGATGCCCCGGTCTATGAAGAAATAACATTAGACGCAGACCGCTATATTTCTCTTGAAGACAATGTGCAGTTACCCCTCCTCTATATGGCATGGCCGACTGTACACGCCAATCACCCTGATGAGGCCCCTCTTGATGTTCTTGCAAACATTATGGGGCAAGGACAAACCTCACTTCTCTATAAAAACTTGCAAAAGCCAGGACTTGCTGTGCAAGCTTCAGCAGGTCATAGCTGCCGAGAAATAAGCTGTAGTTTTACAATGCTTGCTTTGGCAAATCCTGGCCGTGTTCAAAAGCTTTCAGACCTAGAATCCACAATTCGGGAATCACTCGTAGAATTTGAAGGTCGCGGCGTGCTTGATGATGACTTAACACGTGTAAAGGCCAGTATTGTCTCTGGCTTAATTTATGGACTTGAAAGCGTCTCTGGCAAAGTTTCGCAACTCGCGGCTTATGAAACATTTCGCGATAACCCCAATGGTATCGGCGATGATATTGCTCGATATGAAGGCGTAACAAAAGAAGATGTTACGCGGGTATACGATAAGTATATTAAAAATAATCCTGCCGTTATCATGAGCATTGTCCCAAAAGGAAAGCCTGAGATGATTGCCAATGCCGATACATGGCAGCGCTATGAGCGCACAATACCGGATTTTTCGGGCGAAGCGGAACAAACATGGTCACGCCCAGAAGACCCTGAAGGATTAGATAGAAGCATTGTACCAGCCTCTGGCCCAAACCCAACGATTAAAGTCCCCGATACTTATACGTTCTCAGTCGGTGATGACATTGAAGTGTTAGGTGCTAGAAACACTGAAGTTCCAACAACAACTATCAGTCTACGCATAAAAGCGGGTCAAAGTCATGAGACATTAGACAAACTCGGTCTTGCAAGTTTGACAGCGGGCCTCATGAGTGAGGCCACGACTGAACGTACAGCTGAAGAGCTTTCTAACGAACTCGATAAGCTTGGTTCTTCAGTATCATTTTCTGCTGGTGACACCTTTACTACCATGAGAATACGTACGCTGACTGAAAACCTTGATGATACGATAGCAATTGCTATGGAAAAATTGTTAAAGCCTAAATTTGATCCAGAGGACTTTGCTCGAGATAAAGCGAATCAAATTCAAAATATTAAAGCGGGTAAAAAGGAAGCAAGCCAAACAGCCAGTAACTTATTCAATATTATGATGTATGGGACTGACAACCCAACAGCATATTCTAATGACGGCACGGAAGCCTCAGTAGAAGCTATTACTTTAGAAGATGTAAAAGCTTTCTATGCGGCGCATTACTCCCCTAAGATTGCTTCTGTAATAGCAGTTAGCGACTTAGACAAAACCGCTATGGAAAAGGCTCTTTCTCCCCTTTCTGATTGGAAGGGCCCAGATGTGGCCTCATCTGAAATCAAGGACTTCCCGCAATTAGACACTGGAACACTCTATTTCGTAGACAAACCAAACGCAGCACAGAGTGAAATCCGTGTTGGGAAGCGAGCTTTGCCTTATGACGCTACTGGAGAATATTACCGTAGCGGATTAATGAACTACCCTCTGGGTGGAGCATTTAATAGTCGTATCAATCTGAACCTACGTGAAGATAAAGGGTATACTTACGGTGCAAGATCTTTCTTCAACGGTGATGAAAAATCTGGATGGTTCCGTGCGAGTGCTGGTGTAAGAGCGGACTCTACAGCAGCTTCTATTGTTGAATTTGCAAAAGAAATACAACTTTATCAACAAAGCGGTATCACCGAAGACGAATTAAAGTTCACAAAATCAGCCATTGGTCAACGTGATGCTCGCGCCTACGAAACCCCTAGTCAGAAGCTTGGTTTCCTCTCTCGGATGGCGACCTATGATTTGAAGCCTAGCTATATTGATGAGCAAGCCGACATCCTTGCGAATATGACGAAATCAGAAATCGACGAATTAGCCGCTAAGCACCTTCAACTCGGAGAGATGATTATGGTGGTTGTTGGCGACAAAGCTGAAGTCTACGATGATGTCGTTGCTCTAGGCTATAAAGTTGTCGAGATTGATGCCGACGGCAACCCCATCAAATAA
- a CDS encoding TRAP transporter large permease, giving the protein MSLPELLALLMFVFACGALMAGYSVAFTLAGTSLIFSAIGIVIGQFDIVFLLSLPGRIFPILTREILLAVPLFVFMGVMLEKSKIAEDLLESMGELLGPLRGGMGVSVIAVGALLAASTGIVGATVVTMGLISLPTLLRRGYDPALASGAIAASGTLGQIIPPSIVLVILGDQISNAYQEAQRSHGLEATGVVSVGDLFAGALLPGLILVALYALYIVYIAIKSPTRAPAYRTESIDLKQAFLRSIKSMIPPIGLIFAVLGSILSGYATPTRGAALGAIGAVLLAAYKTTDRLFIKRVIVIGSVALLLLIGMDLFGLDLRLNIFNRSSILELALYLSFVLATLGFIGMLTAFSTLQGKKHLSTVSLSTLHITCMVFLILICATIFSLVFRGFGGDEMVAHWLSNAPGGVWGAFALVMLVMFLLGFFLDFIEITFVVVPLVAPPLLAAGIDPIWLGVVMALNLQTSFLTPPFGFALFYLRGVAPSAVKTTEIYRGVLPFIAIQICVILLVLSFPKIVTALPHYFYGN; this is encoded by the coding sequence ATGAGCCTGCCAGAATTACTAGCTCTACTCATGTTTGTGTTTGCGTGCGGCGCTTTAATGGCAGGCTATAGTGTCGCGTTTACATTGGCTGGTACCTCACTCATTTTCTCCGCAATAGGTATAGTGATCGGGCAATTTGACATTGTTTTCTTACTTTCTCTACCCGGACGTATATTTCCGATATTAACCCGTGAAATTTTATTAGCGGTTCCCCTCTTTGTATTTATGGGAGTCATGCTTGAGAAATCTAAAATTGCCGAAGACTTACTTGAAAGCATGGGTGAATTACTCGGGCCGTTACGTGGCGGCATGGGTGTATCTGTGATTGCCGTTGGTGCCCTCCTAGCTGCCTCAACAGGTATAGTAGGAGCAACGGTTGTAACAATGGGGCTGATATCCCTCCCGACCTTATTACGCCGAGGCTATGACCCTGCCCTTGCCTCTGGAGCCATAGCCGCATCTGGAACACTGGGACAAATTATTCCCCCATCAATAGTTCTCGTCATTTTAGGGGATCAAATTTCTAATGCTTACCAAGAAGCGCAGCGTAGCCATGGCCTCGAAGCGACAGGTGTCGTTTCAGTTGGAGATTTATTTGCTGGAGCTTTACTTCCCGGCCTAATCCTTGTGGCTTTATATGCCCTATACATAGTGTACATTGCAATTAAATCACCAACTCGCGCGCCAGCATATAGGACTGAAAGCATCGATTTAAAGCAGGCCTTTCTTCGTTCTATAAAATCTATGATTCCACCAATTGGACTTATTTTTGCTGTCTTAGGATCTATTTTATCAGGATATGCCACGCCAACCAGGGGGGCAGCCCTAGGAGCAATTGGGGCCGTTTTATTAGCGGCTTATAAAACCACTGACAGACTATTTATAAAGCGCGTCATAGTAATTGGAAGCGTCGCCCTTTTATTGCTCATCGGGATGGACTTATTTGGACTGGACTTAAGACTTAACATATTTAATCGAAGTTCAATTTTAGAATTAGCCCTTTATCTTTCATTTGTATTAGCCACCCTAGGTTTCATCGGAATGCTAACGGCTTTTTCAACGCTTCAGGGGAAAAAACACCTTTCAACCGTGTCTCTGTCAACCCTTCACATTACATGCATGGTGTTTTTAATACTTATTTGCGCGACCATATTTAGCCTCGTATTTCGAGGGTTTGGCGGTGATGAGATGGTTGCTCATTGGCTCTCAAACGCACCTGGAGGTGTTTGGGGCGCTTTTGCACTTGTAATGCTAGTAATGTTTTTGTTGGGTTTTTTCCTAGATTTTATAGAGATAACATTTGTTGTTGTCCCCCTCGTAGCGCCGCCATTACTAGCAGCAGGTATTGACCCGATTTGGCTAGGGGTCGTGATGGCCTTAAATTTACAAACTAGCTTTCTTACGCCGCCTTTTGGATTTGCTCTATTTTATTTACGCGGTGTGGCCCCATCTGCAGTTAAAACAACTGAAATCTATAGAGGCGTTTTACCATTTATTGCCATCCAAATTTGCGTTATCCTACTGGTCCTTAGTTTCCCAAAGATTGTGACGGCCCTACCCCATTATTTTTATGGGAACTGA
- a CDS encoding LemA family protein, with protein MTTLFVIIGIIVVIGAIIVGIYNRLVALRQTTNQAWSDIEVQLKQRQDLVPQLVSTVKGYASHEKETFEEVVQARSAAVNANSVKGQAQAEGMLSAALGKLFALAEAYPELKANTNFLQLQDQLSDVENKIAASRRFYNNAVQEYNTGREQFPAVLIAGPFGFKERDFFESPEGRVALQTPPVVDFS; from the coding sequence ATGACTACTCTTTTCGTTATTATTGGTATCATCGTCGTCATCGGCGCCATTATTGTTGGTATATACAACCGATTGGTCGCATTGAGACAAACAACAAACCAAGCTTGGTCTGATATCGAAGTTCAGCTTAAGCAACGTCAAGATCTTGTCCCTCAACTTGTAAGCACAGTAAAAGGTTATGCGTCTCATGAAAAAGAGACTTTTGAGGAAGTTGTGCAGGCCCGCAGTGCGGCGGTTAACGCAAATTCTGTCAAAGGACAAGCGCAAGCCGAAGGCATGTTAAGCGCTGCACTAGGTAAATTATTTGCACTTGCGGAGGCTTACCCCGAGCTCAAAGCCAATACAAATTTCTTACAACTACAAGATCAACTCTCTGACGTTGAAAACAAAATTGCAGCTTCACGCCGTTTCTATAACAATGCAGTCCAAGAATATAATACAGGGCGTGAACAATTTCCTGCTGTTCTGATAGCTGGCCCATTCGGGTTTAAAGAGCGTGACTTCTTTGAGTCACCAGAAGGACGCGTAGCACTTCAAACACCTCCCGTTGTTGATTTCAGCTAG